Below is a window of Pseudomonadota bacterium DNA.
TGGCGAGCAATTCGCGCACCGCCGCATCCACCACCGGATAGCCAGTGCGGCCCGTAAACAGCGCCTGCGCATGGCCCTCATCGTGCGACCAGGCGATGGCGCCGTCGCGGTATTGCGGCATGAATTCCTGCGTCACCACCTGCGGGAAATGGTAGAGGATCGCTGCATAAAACTCGCGCCAGCCCAATTCGGAAATCCATTTTTCGCCGCAGCCGGTGGCTTCCGCCGCGCGCATGCATTCGCGGACCGACACCAGCCCGAACCGCAGATACGGCGAAAGGCGGCTGGTGCCAATGATGGGCAGCACATCGCGCGCGGTGGCATAGTTGCGCAGACGTTCGCTGATAAATGCGTCGAGCCGTGCGGGCACATCATCCACCCGCCATAGCGGGTCGGGCGTATAGTCATAGCCCACCGCGCGCAGCAACGCGCCCGGCCCACCATCTAGCGACAGCACGCGCAGCCCCGCGGCTTGCGCCTGCGCCGTGAGCGCCACTGCATCCGCATAGCGCCCGGCATCGTTGACTGCATATTCCGCCCAATCCGTCGGCCCCAACGCCGCACGCCAGACCTTGTAATACGGCGTGAACATTTTATAGGCCGTGCCATCACCCTTTACGATCCGCGACGGTGCGTGCAGCAAATGATCCACCAGCTGCACAAAGCGGGTGGTTGCGGGCAGCGCCTGTTTCACCTGTGCGTCGCGCGCAATAGTGTCGGGCTCAAAATCCTCGGCGGAAAAAATCCCGGTCGCCTGCACCGCCTGCGCCAGCTTGGGCATAACCTCACTCGCCACACCATGCAGCACCAGCATGCGCCCGCCACGCGCTTTTAGCGTCGCATCCATCCGGCACAGCGCTTCGGCGATGAAGGTCAGCCGCCGATCAGCACGGTTCGCAAAGCGCGCCAGAATGGCCGTATCGAAAATAAATACCGGCTGCACGGGGGCCCGCTCCGCCAGCGCGGTCGCCAGCGCCGCGTGGTCATGAAGCCGCAAATCGCGGCGCATCCAGATGAGGGAGGGCATAACGGGGCTGGCTGAAATAGGTGAAATCGGTGCGTGGTTTACATCAGAATTTCATGGCGGAGTCGATGCAAATATTCCCGCACCGCGCCTTAATCCCCGCCGACTAGCGCGTCGATCGTGGGATCGCCCCTAGAGGTCACTCCATACAATTGTTTCGGGGGCGGCGCTGGCGGCGCAGCGTTCAGCGTGGCACCAAACACCGCGCCTGAACGGGCATCGGCTGACTCAAAGCTTACGACCTCAGCGCCGATGTAACATGGTGACGCAGTCATCACTTTGAAACGGGCTTTAACTTTTATCCTCGCATCTTTGGGAATATTGCTAAGGTTTTCTGGCGTTAATGGCGTCACTTGCTCGGCACACCCTGTTGGCGCTTTGATACTAAATTTCGCTGTCGGCATAGCTTCGAGCGTCCGCAGGCGCAATGTTGCAATGATCGTTTGGCCAATGGCAGCGCGTGACCGAGAAAGCCTTAGCTTCGCTTCAACAGGCACTGAAAATCCATCACTGGCCGAAGCGGCGCTGCCAGTTAACAGCAGCACCCCGACCCATAAAGCGCTAGTTCGACGCAACATGCTGCGGCAGTTTGCTCAGCGGGTCGATGCCGTGGTTGCCTTCGCGCACGGCGAAATGCAGCTCGGGCGATTTCGCGTTGCCGGATTTACCGACATAGCCCAGCACGCTGCCGGACGGCACCTGTGCGCCTTTTTTCACGATAATCTCACGCGCGTGGGCGTAGGAGGTCATCTCCCCATCCGCATGGCGGAGGATGACGATGTTGCCGTAATTTTTGGTGTCCTGGCCGACGAATGCCACTTCACCGCCTTGCGCCGCGCGGATGGGCGTGCCTTCGGCGGCGGCAATGGTGATACCTTCATTCGCCGTGCCATCGCTCTGCTTGCCATAGCGTTGTGTGACCGTGCCTTGCACCGGCCATTGCCAGCTGGCGCTGCGGGTGGTGACGCCGGCAGGCGGCAGGTCGTTGCTGCTGACACTCATTACGGCGGCATCCGTATAGGTGGCGTTGGAGATTGGGCGGGCGGCGGAGGCCAGGCTCATCACCCCGTTGCGGCCATAGAAGCTGCCCTGGCGGTCATCCAGCGATGCCAGCTGGTTTTCGTCTTTTCCACACCCGGAAAGCAAGACGGTGGTGAGAATCATCAACACGGCGACAGCGGACATACGCATGGCAGCTCCTTTAACGTAAGGATGAGGGGTTTTCCCTGATAACTTCACTTGCCATAGCGACTTAGGGCTTGATTGTAAAATACCCTTTTTCTATATACTTACCGCTTATTTTTAACGTGGTTTTGGCGGTTTCTCAAGAGATAACACACAGAAATACTGAACGCAACGGCAATACACTTCGCATGCGCACAATCCCTTCCAAATCGTCCGTTTTGAGGCAATCATGCCACAGGTAAAATGGATGATCGTTTAGTTTTGTAGCGACGAACGTTTTCTTTCGTCCCCTCTCCCGCGAGCGGGAGAGGGGACTATTGTTTGCTCTCTCTTAGCTAACGTGGAGCTCAGAGCTCTAGCGCTGAACTCCCTAATCGCGCACCAGCGGCACGAAGCGGACGGGGGCGAGCACTTCCTTGGTGACTTCATCTTCCGCCACGCGTGTTAGCTTCAGCAGGAACTGATCGGCGACATGCGGGCCGACGGGGACAATCATCACCCCGCCGATGGTGAGTTGGGCGACCAGCGTCATCGGTATGGTTTCTGCCGCTGCGGTCACGATGATGCGCTCATACGGCGCGGCGTGCGACCAGCCTTTGCTGCCATCGCCCACATGCACCTGAATGGTGCGCAGCTTCATCGCATCGAAACGCGATTGGGCAATATCCGCCAGCGGCTTGTGGCGCTCGATCGTGTGCACCCGCCGCGCCAGCCGCGCGAGAATGGCCGATTGGTAGCCCGAACCGGTGCCAATTTCGAGCACACATTGGGTCGGCTGCACATCCAGCGCCTGCGTCATCAGCGCGACGATGGAGGGCATGCTGATGGTCTGCTCCATCGCGATCGGCAGGGCGTTATCGTCATAGGCGCGGTCGCGGAAGGCTTCTTCCACGAACTGCTCGCGCGGCACCTGCTCCATCGCGCCAAGCACGCGCGTATCGGTGACGCCCGAGCGACGCAACGCCATCAGCAGGCGGATTTTTTGGGAGGAAAGCCAGTCATCCTGCGTGGAACTCAGCAGCGGGTGCACCCCCGCGATGGGCTCGGGCCGTGGTTTTGCGGGCGGCTTGCGCGCGTTCACGCCGCCCCCATCTGCGCCGCCATCGCGGCCAGCAGTGTGTAATCCGTCATATCCAAACTGAGCGGGGTGACGGTGATATAGCCCTGGGTGATCGTCTCAAAATCCGATTCCGGATGCTCGCGGAACCCATCCGTGCGCTGCCCGCCGATCCAGATATAGGGCCGCCCTTGCGGATCGACCCGGCGGTCGAGGTTATCGACCAGCTTGCGCCGCCCTTGTGGGCAGAGCTTCAGGCCCTTCACCTGCTCCAACGGAATGGCCGGGAAATTCACATTCATCAGCCGGTCATGCGGGAATGGCATGCGCGCCAGCGTGCGGATAATCTCGGCGGTGTAATGCTCCGGCACGCGCCAATCGACGCTGCCTTTCACCACGTTGGAAAATGCAATGGCCGGAATTTCGAGCAGCGTCGCTTCCATCGCCGCCGCCACGGTGCCGGAATAGGTCACGTCCTCCGCCAGGTTGCTGCCGCGGTTGATGCCCGAGAGCATGAGGTTGGGCCGTTTATCCGTCATCACTTCCATGACCCCGACCAGCACGGCATCGGTCGGCGTGCCATCCACCGCGAAGCGCTTGGGGCCGCACTGGCGCAGGCGCAGCGGCTTATGCAGGCTGAGCGAGTGCCCTGCCCCGCTTTGCTCGCGCTCGGGCGCCACCACCCACACATCATCGCTCAGCGTGCGCGCAATGCGCTCCAGAATCGTGATGCCTTCCGCATCCACCCCATCATCGTTGCTGATGAGGATGCGGGCGTTTTTGAGGTCGATGGTCACGCTCTTTTATCCTTTCCTTGTCATTCCCGCGAAAGCGGGAATCCAGCGCGCAAAGCGCAGGTATATTTCTTTAAAAAGCTGGATTCCCGCTTCCGCGGGAATGACAACTATCTTTTTATCACCGTCAGCCCACCCATATACGGCACCAGCACCGCGGGGATGGTGATCGACCCATCCGCCTGCTGGTAGTTCTCCAAAATCGCCACCAACGTGCGGCCAACCGCAAGGCCGGAGCCGTTGAGCGTGTGCACGAACTGCGTGTCCTTGGCGCCCGCTTTGCGGAAGCGCGCCTTCATGCGCCGCGCCTGGAAATCGCCGCAATTGGAGCAGCTCGAAATCTCGCGGAACGTATCCTGCGCCGGCAGCCAGACCTCGATGTCATAGGTCTTGCGCGCCGAAAACCCGGTGTCGCCCGCGCATAGCAGCATCACCCGGTAATGCAGGCCGAGGCGTTTGAGCACTTCTTCTGCCGCGCTGAGCATGCGCTCATGTTCCGCGCCCGATTGTTCCGGCGTGGTGATGCTCACCATCTCCACCTTGCTGAACTGGTGCTGGCGGATCATGCCGCGCGTATCCCGCCCGGCGGAGCCCGCTTCGGAACGGAAGCATGGCGTAAACGCGGTCATCCGCAGCGGTAGGGCGGTATCTTCAACAATCGAATCGGCCACCAGATTGGTCAGCGACACTTCGGACGTTGGGATCAGCCAGTAATCATTGGTGGTACGGAACAAATCTTCCGAAAACTTCGGCAATTGACCCGTGCCATAGAGCGCCGCATCCTTGACCATGAACGGCACCTGATGCTCGGTGAAGCCGAACTCGTTCGTGTGAATATCCAGCATGAATGCCGCCAGCGCGCGCTCCATGCGGGCGAGCGCGCCCTTCAGCACCACGAAGCGCGCGCCGGAAAGCTTGGCGGCGCCTTCAAAATCCATCAACCCCAGCGCTTCACCCAGCGCCACGTGATCCTGCGGCGCGAAGCTAAGGGCGGGCTTGCTGCCGACCACGCGCTCTTCGATATTGCCGGCTTCATCCGCCCCGGCGGGCACTTCCTGCGCCAGCAGGTTGGGGATGCGCGACAGCGCCGCTTCCAGCTCGCCGCCTTCATTCTGTGCCGCTTCCAGCGCGGCGATTTTCTCTTTGATGGCGTTGCCTTCGGCCAGCAGGGCCGCGATGTCCTCGCCTTTTTTCTTGGCTTCGGGGATGCGCTTGGCGACATCGTTGCGTTGCGCCTGCAGGTTCTGCAGCTCTGTCATTTCCTCGCGTTTAGCGGCGTCGAGCGCCAGCAATGTGGCGCTTTGCGCGGGCAGGCTGCGGCGGGCGAGCGCGTCGTCGAACGCGGCCGGGTTTTCGCGGATGGCTTTAATGTCATGCATGGGTAATCTCGTGTTCAGGTGCAGGCCGCCGCCGCTCGATCATGCGGCCGACCACAATGGAAATTTCATAAAGCGCATAGAGCGGAATGAAAAGCAGGACTTGGCTGAGGATGTCCGGCGGGGTGATGAATGCGGCGATGGTAAGCAAAATCACCACAGCATAGCGCCGCCCCTTGGCCAGCACCTTGGTGGAAACCATGCCAAAGCGGATCAGCAGCGTCAGCACGATCGGCAGCTGGAAGGCAAGGCCGAACGCCAGCACGATATGCATCACCAACCCGAGATATTCGCTCACTTTCGCCTCCAGCATCAGTGGCACGGCGCCCTCACCTTTGGGCACTTCGAAGGAGAGAAAAAACTCCCACGCCTTGGGCATCACGAAATAATAGGCCATGGCCGCGCCCATGAAAAACAGGATCGGCGCGACGATGAGATAGGGCGCGACCACCATACGCTCGTGCTTGAACAAGCCCGGTGCGACGAACAGGTAAATCTCGCTGGCGATATAGGGGAAGGCAACGAAAAACCCGCCGTAAATGGCGAGCTTGAGATAGGTGACGAAGGTTTCGGTCAGGTTGGTCGAAATCAGCCGGTGCGAGCTGTCATTGCCGAATGCATCCGCCAGCGGCTGCAGGAAAAACTGGTAAATTTCCGCCGAAAAAACATAGCAGATGCAGGTCGCCACCGCCCACACCGCGACCGAGCGCATCACCCGCCCGCGCAGCTCGATGAGATGGGCCATGAGTGGGGTTTCTTCACTCATAACACGCCGTCACCCCGTCGAATGACGGGGTCCACCTGTGCAGGAAGGAAGATGGATACCGGCATGCGCCGGTATGACAAGTGGGGGAAACGCACGCGATCACACATCCTTTTTCTCCACCATCACATCCGTGATTTTCTTCGCCTCAAGCTGCACCAGCTCGCTCACGTTATAGGCTTTTTGCGGCTTGCCTTCGAGGTCGATGATGGTGGTCATTTCCTGTTTCAAATCGTCGATGCCGACTTCGTCCATCACCGCATGCATTTGCTTTTTGAGGCCGCTATACAGCCCGCGCAGCTCGTGCATGAACTTCACCACATGGCGGATGACAACCGGCAAATCCTTCGGCCCGATGACGACCAGACCCACCACCGCGATCAGGAGTAATTCGGAAAATCCGATGTCAAACATCGAGGGCTATTTCTTGTCTTCCGGCGGGAGCACTTCCTGCTTGCCGTCTTTGGCATCGCCGCTGCCGCCCAGCTCATCGCGCAGGTTTTTGATGCCCTTGCCGAGGTCGCCCATGACTTTGGGCAGCTTGCCCGCGCCAAACAGGATGATGATGATGAGAAGAACAAGGATGAGATGGGAAAAGCTGAACATAAGACCTCTCAGTAATGCGTTGCCGCAGGCGTATCACGCCGCTCCGGCGACCGCAAGGAGCTGTTGCCACTCAGCGAGCAACAGCGCATCGTCGGTCGGCAGCTGGGCCGGACGCATGGCAGCAGCTAGCTCCGCGCGGGTGAGTGCTTGGCCGGAAAGCGGAATGCTATGGGCCGCAATCGCCTGCATTTCATCCATTTTCCCGTTGCAATGCAGCACCAGGTCGCAGCCCGCGGCCAGCGTTTGCTCGGTGCGCGATTCGTAGCTGCCGCCGAGCGCCTTCATCGACAGGTCGTCGCTCATCAGCAGGCCGTTGAAACCAATATCCGTGCGGATAAAATCAATCACGACCGGCGACAGCGTTGCCACCCGATTGGCATCAAGCGCGGTGTAGAGAATATGCGCGGTCATCGCCAACGGCAGGTCATTCAGTGCGCGGAAAGGCTTGAAATCGCTCGCCTCCAGCTCGGCGAGGCTGGCGCTCACCACCGGCAGCGCCTCGTGGGAATCCATCGTCGCGCGGCCGTGGCCGGGAATATGTTTCAACACCGGCAGGATGCCGCCATCCATCAGCCCGCCTGCCTGGGCGCGGGCAAGGCGCGCGACCGGCTCCGGTGCATCGCCAAACGCGCGGTCGCCGATGATGGCATGGCATTCGGCCGCCAGCACATCCGCCATCGGCGCGCAATCGGTAGTGATGCCCGCCGCGCGCAATTCCTCGGCGATCAGCCGTGCGTTGATATAGACCGCGCGCGCTGCGTTTTCGTGGGATGCCAATGTCAACGCCGGGGGATAAGCCCGCCAGTGCGGCGGCCGCAACCGCGCCACGCGCCCGCCTTCCTGATCGATCAGGATCGACGCAAACGGATGCGCCAGCGCCGCTTTGATGGAGGCCACCAACACCCGCAGCTGGGCCGGATTGTCGATATTGCGCGCAAACAGGATCACGCCATAAGGCTGGTGTTCCTCAAGAAACTCGCGCTCCGCATGCGAAAGCACCGTGCCTTCAATGCCGCAGATAAAGGATGAAATCCCGGTCACGTGCGGGCTACTTCACCGGCATGCAGGCCTGACCCTTGCCGCTGAGCGCGGCGCAGGCGGCTTTCGCATTGGCGACCGTGGTGCGCAAACGGTAGAAAGTGCTGCCGTTGACATCCGCTTTCACGATGGTCGGCGCGCCGTTGATCGTATCGCTGAATTTCCCGCTGATCTTTTTCCACGCCGCCTGGGCTTCTTCT
It encodes the following:
- a CDS encoding M23 family metallopeptidase, whose product is MRMSAVAVLMILTTVLLSGCGKDENQLASLDDRQGSFYGRNGVMSLASAARPISNATYTDAAVMSVSSNDLPPAGVTTRSASWQWPVQGTVTQRYGKQSDGTANEGITIAAAEGTPIRAAQGGEVAFVGQDTKNYGNIVILRHADGEMTSYAHAREIIVKKGAQVPSGSVLGYVGKSGNAKSPELHFAVREGNHGIDPLSKLPQHVASN
- the tatA gene encoding twin-arginine translocase TatA/TatE family subunit: MFSFSHLILVLLIIIILFGAGKLPKVMGDLGKGIKNLRDELGGSGDAKDGKQEVLPPEDKK
- the surE gene encoding 5'/3'-nucleotidase SurE, translating into MTIDLKNARILISNDDGVDAEGITILERIARTLSDDVWVVAPEREQSGAGHSLSLHKPLRLRQCGPKRFAVDGTPTDAVLVGVMEVMTDKRPNLMLSGINRGSNLAEDVTYSGTVAAAMEATLLEIPAIAFSNVVKGSVDWRVPEHYTAEIIRTLARMPFPHDRLMNVNFPAIPLEQVKGLKLCPQGRRKLVDNLDRRVDPQGRPYIWIGGQRTDGFREHPESDFETITQGYITVTPLSLDMTDYTLLAAMAAQMGAA
- the serS gene encoding serine--tRNA ligase; this translates as MHDIKAIRENPAAFDDALARRSLPAQSATLLALDAAKREEMTELQNLQAQRNDVAKRIPEAKKKGEDIAALLAEGNAIKEKIAALEAAQNEGGELEAALSRIPNLLAQEVPAGADEAGNIEERVVGSKPALSFAPQDHVALGEALGLMDFEGAAKLSGARFVVLKGALARMERALAAFMLDIHTNEFGFTEHQVPFMVKDAALYGTGQLPKFSEDLFRTTNDYWLIPTSEVSLTNLVADSIVEDTALPLRMTAFTPCFRSEAGSAGRDTRGMIRQHQFSKVEMVSITTPEQSGAEHERMLSAAEEVLKRLGLHYRVMLLCAGDTGFSARKTYDIEVWLPAQDTFREISSCSNCGDFQARRMKARFRKAGAKDTQFVHTLNGSGLAVGRTLVAILENYQQADGSITIPAVLVPYMGGLTVIKR
- a CDS encoding protein-L-isoaspartate(D-aspartate) O-methyltransferase, which gives rise to MSSTQDDWLSSQKIRLLMALRRSGVTDTRVLGAMEQVPREQFVEEAFRDRAYDDNALPIAMEQTISMPSIVALMTQALDVQPTQCVLEIGTGSGYQSAILARLARRVHTIERHKPLADIAQSRFDAMKLRTIQVHVGDGSKGWSHAAPYERIIVTAAAETIPMTLVAQLTIGGVMIVPVGPHVADQFLLKLTRVAEDEVTKEVLAPVRFVPLVRD
- a CDS encoding deoxyribodipyrimidine photo-lyase — protein: MPSLIWMRRDLRLHDHAALATALAERAPVQPVFIFDTAILARFANRADRRLTFIAEALCRMDATLKARGGRMLVLHGVASEVMPKLAQAVQATGIFSAEDFEPDTIARDAQVKQALPATTRFVQLVDHLLHAPSRIVKGDGTAYKMFTPYYKVWRAALGPTDWAEYAVNDAGRYADAVALTAQAQAAGLRVLSLDGGPGALLRAVGYDYTPDPLWRVDDVPARLDAFISERLRNYATARDVLPIIGTSRLSPYLRFGLVSVRECMRAAEATGCGEKWISELGWREFYAAILYHFPQVVTQEFMPQYRDGAIAWSHDEGHAQALFTGRTGYPVVDAAVRELLATGTMHNRARMIVASFATKDLLLDWRLGEAFFAQHLMDYELASNNGGWQWAASTGTDAAPYFRVFNPVLQSRKFDPEGSYIRRYVPELRAMPDKHIHAPWESRLKPADYPAPIVDHRTAKERVVRLFKQAGQAKVD
- the nagZ gene encoding beta-N-acetylhexosaminidase is translated as MTGISSFICGIEGTVLSHAEREFLEEHQPYGVILFARNIDNPAQLRVLVASIKAALAHPFASILIDQEGGRVARLRPPHWRAYPPALTLASHENAARAVYINARLIAEELRAAGITTDCAPMADVLAAECHAIIGDRAFGDAPEPVARLARAQAGGLMDGGILPVLKHIPGHGRATMDSHEALPVVSASLAELEASDFKPFRALNDLPLAMTAHILYTALDANRVATLSPVVIDFIRTDIGFNGLLMSDDLSMKALGGSYESRTEQTLAAGCDLVLHCNGKMDEMQAIAAHSIPLSGQALTRAELAAAMRPAQLPTDDALLLAEWQQLLAVAGAA
- the tatC gene encoding twin-arginine translocase subunit TatC, whose product is MSEETPLMAHLIELRGRVMRSVAVWAVATCICYVFSAEIYQFFLQPLADAFGNDSSHRLISTNLTETFVTYLKLAIYGGFFVAFPYIASEIYLFVAPGLFKHERMVVAPYLIVAPILFFMGAAMAYYFVMPKAWEFFLSFEVPKGEGAVPLMLEAKVSEYLGLVMHIVLAFGLAFQLPIVLTLLIRFGMVSTKVLAKGRRYAVVILLTIAAFITPPDILSQVLLFIPLYALYEISIVVGRMIERRRPAPEHEITHA
- the tatB gene encoding Sec-independent protein translocase protein TatB — protein: MFDIGFSELLLIAVVGLVVIGPKDLPVVIRHVVKFMHELRGLYSGLKKQMHAVMDEVGIDDLKQEMTTIIDLEGKPQKAYNVSELVQLEAKKITDVMVEKKDV